One Lebetimonas natsushimae DNA segment encodes these proteins:
- the xseB gene encoding exodeoxyribonuclease VII small subunit: MEDFEKKLKEAKELLEKLNDPEITLFQAMEYYKKGVKLLEEASKMIEEAKLQFKELTK, from the coding sequence ATGGAAGATTTTGAAAAGAAATTAAAAGAGGCAAAAGAACTCCTTGAAAAGCTTAATGATCCAGAAATAACTTTATTTCAGGCGATGGAATATTATAAAAAAGGAGTTAAATTATTAGAAGAAGCGTCTAAAATGATAGAAGAGGCCAAACTTCAATTTAAAGAACTGACTAAATGA
- a CDS encoding carbon-nitrogen hydrolase family protein, producing MIIASLQCADLPINKTKLDYYINIAKKENAKIFVLPEYVLNRFFNELVKTPKNFIIEQSRHQLELLKKLSKIYNITIIAPIVAYEGKNFFKVMIKAKNGRIFKYYQQILMPYSHWNEEKFFSKKDNNLLVFNIQNIRFGVMFGFESHFTQFWDYFENKKVDVVLIPSIGTFNSFNRWFELHKTFAFIKNFYVLRANRIGSWGDWEFYGKSYLVNPFGEIENILGSNEELMLSRIDKNLIKEARKEWKFNKLSREFNLM from the coding sequence ATGATAATAGCTTCTTTACAATGCGCTGATTTACCAATAAATAAAACAAAACTAGATTATTATATAAATATTGCTAAAAAAGAAAATGCAAAAATATTTGTTTTGCCTGAATATGTTTTAAATAGATTTTTCAATGAATTAGTTAAAACACCTAAAAATTTTATAATTGAACAATCAAGACATCAGTTGGAACTTCTTAAAAAATTATCTAAAATTTATAATATTACAATAATTGCTCCAATAGTTGCATATGAGGGAAAAAATTTTTTTAAAGTTATGATTAAAGCAAAAAACGGGAGGATTTTTAAATATTATCAACAGATTTTAATGCCATATTCCCATTGGAATGAAGAAAAATTTTTTTCTAAAAAAGATAATAATCTTTTGGTTTTTAATATTCAAAATATCCGTTTTGGTGTAATGTTTGGATTTGAAAGTCATTTTACCCAGTTTTGGGATTATTTTGAAAATAAAAAAGTAGATGTTGTTTTGATACCGAGTATCGGAACTTTTAATTCATTTAATAGATGGTTTGAACTTCATAAAACATTTGCTTTTATTAAAAATTTTTATGTTTTAAGGGCTAACAGAATCGGCAGTTGGGGGGATTGGGAATTTTATGGTAAAAGTTATTTAGTCAATCCTTTTGGCGAGATTGAAAACATATTGGGTTCTAATGAAGAATTAATGTTATCCAGAATAGATAAAAATTTAATAAAGGAAGCAAGAAAAGAGTGGAAATTTAATAAATTAAGCAGAGAATTTAATTTAATGTAA